The segment TTTTCATTGTCTGCTCAGAAGgttgaataaaatatacattcaaaGCTGACCTACATTGCATGAAGcttaaataccaaaaatttctcAATGTGATGTAGAAAAAGCAACCCAAAGTTTTAGACAGAAAAGGTTAGAGTCAATTCATTATAGGCAAACTTCTCACCTACCTCCTAACTATCCCCAACACATGTGCATTTCCTTGGGAGGGACAGCATCTTTGAAAAATCCCCTTCAGGCTGGGAAGGAAGGCGGACAATGTTACTATTAAATGGGATCCCTGATAGAAATTGGGATAATTGGTTTCTGGGATGACGGTCCAGGGGGCACACAAAAGAGTCAGAGACAAAGTGGGATTTTTACTACAACCCACAGTAATTGGAGTGATCTAACACATGAAAACCTGTGGCAGTGTCTTAACCTTTCATGGGATTCATATAATTGTATGAGGtctgaataataataacaataatacatgGGATGATAAAACCTGATCAAGGCTTGTCGTGAATTACCATGATGTCATGATAGCTGCTCACTCAATTCTGAAACTTGAGTTTATTTCCAAACATTGAATATAGAGGAAGCCAGGTAACCTGAAGAAGGACCTTGTGATATCATCAGAAGTACTTCCTGTAAATCTTTCTCCCAGCCTTCTCCAGAAGTATCTTTGGTTATTTACCATGGTAACTGTGTAGTGGGAGATGGGAAATAGCCAGATCTTTCAGGGAGTATTGGCTCCTGAATATAAATGAACACGATGCAGAATGTCACTATGATGTATCTGGCAGAATCTGGGATACATGCAGTTTAGGTGACAATTGGATTTGCGGGCCTAATTCTGTCACAATGGCACTTATAGGTCTGTAAAAGCATCCTGTGATTGTTTCCACATTTCCTTCATATAGAGATGAGTGAATGTCCATGCTTCCTTTCTGACCCCCAAAATGAGGGTCATTATGGGAGAAAAAGTCAAATCTTGAGCTTCCTCTTCTTACCAAAAGTACAACTGCACACTGGGGGAATTGCAGAGATTGATCAGCATCAAAGATTTGAAAGACATCCAGTGATATGACAGTAGCCACTAGTTATCCCCCGGTAGCTgtactctctttttctctcacagAAAGAATATCTCCAAATTTTACCTAGGGTAACAGCCATTCTgaaaaaagactacatttcctGTCACATTGCAGCTGCATATGACCATGTGACTAAgttttggccaatgggatgtgaGTGACAGTGATGAGAACAACTCCTGGATCTTGTCATTAAAATAAAGTGATGTGTCTatcccttcttctttctcctttgtgcTGGCTGAAATGCAGACCCAAGGCACCACCATAGAGACAATGTGGCAATAAGATAGAAGGAATTGGGTCATTGGTAGCATAACCATACTAGCTCTAGTCTGCTTACACAAGGACTTTCATttgaatgagaaagaaatttttattttgtttatgctgtatcATTGCGAATCTCTCTCCAGCAACTGAATTCATATGCTAACAAACATAGGTAGTGATCCCTGTCACATCTCCATTATAGAACCCCTTTCCTTGCCTTGTGCAGATGAGAATCTTTAAGAATGTCAGTAGAATTATTGTAAACTTattcttggcccactgcaacctccaccttccaggctcaagagattctcctgcctcagtctccagagtagctgggattacaggcacccaacaccatgcccagctatttttttttttttaatttttagtagagatggggtttcactatgttggccaggctggttttgaactcctgacctcaagtgatctgcacacccCGGCCTCACAATCAAGTAGTGATTTTTCAATGCAGATGCTATTCCACATGATATCTTTTAGTTGAGTAAATCAACACAATCCTGACACATGACATTCAGCGTTTgttctggcaattttttttttataagaggaaaagggtctcactatgttgcccaggctgtctcgaactcctggcctcaagcaatcctcctgccctgagtagctgggattacaggcttgagccataaTGCCAAActaaaaactttttgaaaaatccCAATAAGTAAAGAGCACAAGAAGTAGCTTGCTTTGAGATATTCTATTTCAGGTATACCAACTCTTTCACTCCTTGTAATATAGGAAGTGGCAGACACCCTAATTGCATCAAAAAGGTGCGTGATTGACAGAGAATGAGGAGTAAATCCAAGAAAAATTTAGGGTCCTGATATCTCAGTGAAAATATGGGGGATCAAATGAAATGGGGCAAACTGAGattcttccaaaataaaaagcaatttacTTCACTTTGCACCATCTATGACTAATATATTTTGCAGAGTTTTCATCCCAAGATTATTAAATtagattaaattaatttaattgaaGAGAAAGGGAAGCTAAATAAAGTCACTGTTCTTATCCATAtctaacttttgatttttttttggtggttatAAACAGCCTGGACAAATGGCTTGAAATATGAAAGACCTAGTACTCTTCACAGTTTGAATAAATTCTATACAGTGTGGGATAGGAAAGCCACAAATGATTTGCAATGTGAAGAAAACTTATTGTATAGATAGTTAGgagataactttaaaaatgtgaaataaggAAGTCAAAGATGCAAGGAAGAAATGTGCAtggttaaataaaatgagaaactagaagaataaaatgagtaaaattatttatatgtaagGTTTTTGAAAAAGAATCTTCACAAATTTCCCATGGAAATGTAAACTGGTATGGCCATTGTAGAAACATTCACATGGTTTCTCAAAACGTGGGAGTTAACATATGACTGAGCAattttactcctaggtatatCCCTAAGAATAGGGAAGAAATATCCCtaagaaactggaaaatatattattgtaaaaacttgtacacaaatgttcatagcaacattatttgtaatagttcAAAAGTAGAAACAAGCCAAGTATCTATCATCTGATAAATGGATAACAAatttggtatatccatacaatagaatattattcagctataaaaataataaatgttacaacaaaaacaatcactggagacactatgctaagtgaaataagccaatcacaaaaggacaaatactgtattattctacttatatgaggtatctagagtagtTACAGTCATAGAGACAGAATGCAGTTTAGTGATTTCCAGGGACtggaaggagggaagaatggagagtAAACAGCTAGTGGGTAATGGGTTTCTTTccagggtgatgaaaatattctggaattagataatggTAATGGTTGCTCAACTCTATaagtatactaaaaaccactgaattgtatacttcaaAATGGTGAATCTTATGGAATGTTAATTagagctcatttttaaaaaatgagtgggAAATGCAATTGCAATATGTCTTCTCTTACCTTGTATGACACCATATGCTCTTGTTTTCTCTTTACCTCTTCGACCACTCTTTATGAGTTACTGTGCAGATTTCTCTTTTGCTCATCCCTTAAATCTTTGGTTTTCCTCAGGGTTCTCTCCTaggctttcttctgttttcttcttacaCAATCTCTGCATTAGTTAGTAAGGCAGTTAATGCTTTGAACAATTTTCATATGCACAAATTTCATTTATTACTGTTCAGTTAAATGACACTAGACCCCACATGGTTTAAATTTCAGTTACGCAGTGTATTAATTGTGAGTAACTGCTTAACGTATAAGCTTCACTGCTAGCTCTTTAGTACACGAATCTCTATGTAAATAACAGACATATATCATGGTCAGTGACCAATCACACCAGTTGTTTCAAATTCTGTTAGTGATTGGTCACTGCTCATCTGTTATTTAGTTTATGCACAGACAGCAAAGCCTTAGTTGGGTGGCCTCCTTCTTTCCTAGTATTAAACCCATATGAcattaaagaaatgaatattagaGAAAAGTGACCAACAGCAATTAAAGTGcagcaaataaattaaaaacgATAATGCTGGAAGTGAAATTGAATGTGATGAGGAGATTTGAAAATGGAGACAGCAAAGTAAAGACAGGATGAGACCTAGGCCTGCCTGAAGCTAGTGAACAAATGATGTTGAAGAAGTCAGATCATTCAAAAACAAGGTAATGTAGCTTCAACATTGTTTAGTTTAAGTTGCACTCAGAACAGAAAGCTGCTTAGGGTAAAAATGGAGCATTTACTTCTACTTAGGATTGAACAGTGTagtgaaaacaaaaacccaatcAGCTTAACAACTATCATGCAGGCCAAACTCTGAAGTCAGGTGCTGCATTGAAAGGAATGAGTAATTACAAGGAGACCGAAGATAAATGTTTCCCTGACAGTGAAGGCAGATTTTAGTGTTTTAGAAACTGGCATGACTTCACAGTGTTTGAATTGAACATTAATGGGATTTTAGAAGAAATAGCTGACTGGGAATGTTGACACTTGCTATTCAAAAGACTCTAGGCTGGCAGCCACAGGAACTTCATTAAGGCAAATGTATAGACTTAAAAGAGTAAAGTGGTTGTGACAAAAAGGATGACAATATCCCAGAGGAAGTAACCACAGTAAAGAAAAACAGGCGGGCCGTAGGAGGAAGATGGCGGTGGGGTCGCGCGTTACCCGGGAGGAGATTAAGACGGAGCCAGAGAACCCGATCAACCGTGAGAAAACATGCCTGCTGCTGCTGCGCATCTTCACCACCAATAATGGCCACCACCACCGAACGGACGAGTTTTCCCGGGGAAACGTACAGTCCAGAGAGTTGCAGATCTACGCTTGGATGGGTGCAACCCTGAAAGAACTGACAAGCTTGGTAAAAGAAGTCTACCCAGAAGCTAGAAAGAAGGGCACTCTCTTCAATTTTGCAGTCGTTTTTACAGATGTTAAAAGACCTGGCTATCGAGTTAAGGAAGTTGGTAGCACCAAGTCTGGCAGAAAGGGGACTGATGATTCCATGACCCTGCCGTCGCAGAAGTTCCAGGTAGATTACTTGGACATAGCAATTACCCCTCCACATCGGGCACCACCTCCGTCAGGGCACATGAGACCACATTAAATTCTATTTACtatttcttgtatttattttttggtcaGTTATGTAAAATAAACTTACTCTTTTTCCTCCCCAGATTATTGTCATTAATTAAGCCTTTGAATTCTAAGCAAATTATAATCCATCCTCTATTTAGGAATTAGATTTGGATATGCTATTGTATAATTACTAATACAAAGTCCATATGTTTCAAGCCTTTTTGTAAAATATGAAGAAAGTGCTCTTAGCATTCTATGTAAAACTGTACtgttaaatatatgtgtgtaataaaaaaagcaacagaaaaacagacaaaaacccttcaaattaAAGGAAATCTCAGAGATATTTTACAGCATTGAAAGGGCAAAAGGTAAAATGTTGGAAGGTGATCCAAACTTATAAAGGAGTGTAATAATTCACTAAGACAGAAAAAATGCTTGTCCAAACTACTTCTGATACACTTttacaaagaaatacatttgaaCGCTTAATTATCTAATAAATTTTagtatactaaataaatattagttttataagtttttagtttctcaaaataagagtcttctttaatattttaacaaaaaaatctaaaggtCTTGGACCAATTTTTCAGAGTTTCAGCTtgtaaagtcatttttatttatttatttatttttaagacagagtctcactctcacccaggctggagtgcagtggcatggtctcttctcactgcaacttccacctcccggtttcaagcaatactcccacctcagatcctgagtagctggaactgcaggcatgcgccaccacacccggctaatttttgtatttttagtagagacagtgtttcgccaggctggtctcgaactcctgacctcaagtgatccgctgcctcactctcccaaagtgctgggattacaggcatgagccaccgcacttggtgGTAAAGTCATTTTTTATGGTCCTGCACTACTATGCAGAGCTAGGGCTGCCTATATTCATTAGGAGACAACTCAAACTGGTATAAGAAAAGCAGGCACTTCATTGGCTCACATATTTGAAATGCCTAGTCTTTGGTCTtgcttcaggcatggctggattcAGATTTGAAATGACATAAAAAGAACTCAATTACCCTTCATCTCAAACTTATATATCAGATTCCTTCTCAGGCTCAATGTGATGGCCTCCAGTTGCTATCATCCTCATGGTGGCAAGATGGCTTCAACAGctctaatttcatatttttcctgGTTCCTAGGAAAACCTGGTTCCTGGTTCATATTTTTCATAGGTTCCTAGtctaatggaattgagtggagtagaCTTTTATTTCTAAGTCAGCAACTCCTGCACACATCCTTAGACTGACACTTACTTTACTAGTTGAGGCTGCCAACCTTACACCCCAATCACTGTGGCCAGGTGTGTTTCATATTCTATCCTTGGGGACAAATTTAGGTGGAGCCCCATCCAAATCACACAGATTATTGgtgaagaaatgcaaaatactccAAAAAATTAAGGAGAATATGCTggcagacagacaataaacatctATGAATTACCCTTGGTCCTACACCTTTAATTATCCCCCACATGAGAAGGGCTCCAAGATCTGTCCAGAAATTATGAAGTATGTTCCCTAACAAGACAACTCCCCTTGGATTCCCTGCAAATACCTCAAAATCAATGTGTTTGAAGGTGAACCTCTTATgtcctccacccccaaccccaaccaAGTCTATGTCTCCTCTCCGTTCTCTATCTCAATGCATGTCATCACTATCCACCTTAGTTGCTCACACTAGAAATCTGGGAAATAGCTTAACTCCTTACTCTCCCTCACCCAAGACTAAAATTAATCACCAATAGACTCTTGTTAACTGTAACCCTAGTATTTTTTAATTCAACCTATTTCTCTTCATCATTACTTCTCTTGTCTCATTTCAGCTGCCATCTTTATCTTTTGCCTGCATCTCAGCAATAACCTTTTTAACTTAATGCCCAgtcattgcttttggtttttaaaaggtttgttaaaacacacatgacataaaatttgcttttttttttttttgctttttttttttttggtggaaactcactctgtcgcccaggctggagtgcagtgttgtggtcttggctcactgcaacctccgcctcctgggttcaagtgattctcctgcctcagcttcccaagtagctgggactacaggtgcatgccaccatgcccagctactttttctgtatttcttgtagagacggggtttcaccatgttatccaggatggtctcgatctcctgcccttgtgatctgcccaccttggcctcccaaagtgctgggattataggcatgagccaccgtgcctggccatcttaaccatttttaagtgtacagttcactaatattaaaaacattcacattgttttgcaaccatcaccaccattcatttccagaactcttttcatcttgcaaaactgaaactctctaccagttaaacaataattccccttttttcttccccctatccctggcaaccactattctactttctgtctctccgattttgactattctaggtacctcatataagtaggatcaagtgatatttgtctttctgtaattagcttatttcagttagcatgtatcagaatttccttcacttttttttttttttttttttttgagacggagtctcgctgtgtctcccaggttggagtgcagtggcgcgatctcggctcactgcaagctccgcctcccaggttcatgccattctcctgcctcagcctcccaagtagctgggactacaggcgcccgccaacacgcccggctaattttttgtatttttagtagaaacggggtttcaccgtgttagccaagatggtctcgatctcctgacctcgtgatccgcccgtctcggcctcccaaagtgctaggattacaggcgtgagccaccgcgcccggccttccttCACTTTTAAGGCTTGAATGACACCctgttgtatgtatatatcatattttgctTACCCATTTATCTATCTATGGATACTTGGCTAGCTTTCATGttttagatattataaataatgttgttatgaacatgggtgtacaaatatctctttgatccTTCTTTCAAttctcctgggtatatatccagaagtggaattgctggactatgtggtaattctatttttaattttttgaggaagtgccatactgcttttcacagtgactGCAACATTTTATGTTACTAACAATAGTGCacaagggtttcagtttcttcacatcctcacccacCAATgcttgttctgttctgtttttttttttttgatagtagccatcttaTGGGTTTGAGACACTAGACAAATGATTATCTTCTAAACTTTTTCCATACTGTAGCCAGAATTATCTTCAGTAAACATATCATGATCACGTAACCTTCAGTTGCATGTTTAAATCCTTCAGTGGCTTCTCATTAACTTCAGGATAGTCTGACCTCCTTTAACATGTTTTATAAAAACTCATTCATGATTTCTTCCCTGGCTAACTTTTCTAGCCTTACTTCTCAACTGCTCCCTTTTCCACCTCTTCCCCTACAGCTCATCCTCCACTTcctatatacacataaacactcTATGCATCAGTCACTCTGAAATTTGTTCAGGTCTGTGAAAATGCTATACTTCCCCTCATCCCCAACACTATTCCTTCTGACAGATGCGCTTTCTCCCTCATCACCTGGCCAACTCCTGCTTATCCTTGAGATCTCAAGATAGCATTTTCTCCAGGAAAATTTCCTTAATAAATTCCCTCCACCAAGCTTCATTAGTACCCTTACTGTGTGTTCCCAGAGCACTCAACCTTTGCCCTAACACAGTACTCTGTGTCAATCACACTCTGTAATTGTCTGCTTACTTATCACCTTTCCTCTAATTCCATGCTGGCCTATGTGGCTCTTGGACACTAAACTGTAACTAGtatgactgaagaactgaattcttAACTTCAATTGCTACAAATTGTAAATTAACACTGATATCTGAATCAGTTAtagtaaaaatttaaagatgTTTGGAACAACTTGGGTATGTGAGTCTACTTTTTCAACTGTAATTTGATGAGATCTAAATACAAATGAGAATTAAGcatctgaattgagatgtgctgtaagtataaaatacattgaattttgaagacttagtacaAAATAAGGAATATAACTTTTTAGATAGGTTACctgtagaaataatatttttgatatagcagtttacATAAACTATTTAAATCAATCTTATTTATAATTCAGTCACTTTTTAGTATAGCCACTAgaaatttttaattacatatgtggcttacCTTATATTTCTATTAAACAGCACTGACCTAGACTATAAATTCTGTAGAGACAGGAATCATAACTGtcttctttacttatttttaaattttttatagcatTCACCATGTGTTGGGTGTTAATCTATGCATTAACTAGGAATTGCAAGTATTAACTATTTTGATCCTTTTAACAACCTTTTGAGCTAAGTAGTATCATTATCCACATTATACATATGAAGAAATTTACACAAAAAGATTCACTTAActagctcaaggtcacagagttgatcctatGGAGTTAGACTGTAGAGGGGATACCGAAATTATACTCCCAATAACTTTGTTATACTGTTTCTTGTTGGTTCTCTTATTACAGGTGTCCAGAGAAACAATTACTACccaactttttaaattaacaaccatcatgattcaattactcttttaaaattaatcaatCTGTTCATTCCATAAGTATTAATTGAACTCTtagtgccaggtactgtgctgggTAATAAGGACTAAGTTGAGTGAAACAAAtgctttatttataaagaaactCTTTCTGATGGTAGTGACaatcatataatgaaataataataacaaaatattatacaaCACAAATATACATGAAGGATCACCCATATCAGCCTGGAGAAGAGGAACAGGAGGGAAAAGGTGAGAGAACATCTTGAACAATGAGTAGGAGTAAAGTAAAAGTGGGtgagtgggaggggagaggtagttGAAGCAGGGGAGAAGGTGAGCAGAGCTAAGAAATAGCCTGGtgttggtcaggcatggtggcttacgcctgtaattccagcactttgggaggccgaggtgggcggatcacaaggtcagtagatcgagaccatcctggctaacacggtgaaaccccatctctactaa is part of the Pan paniscus chromosome 13, NHGRI_mPanPan1-v2.0_pri, whole genome shotgun sequence genome and harbors:
- the LOC100973107 gene encoding histone deacetylase complex subunit SAP18-like, which gives rise to MAVGSRVTREEIKTEPENPINREKTCLLLLRIFTTNNGHHHRTDEFSRGNVQSRELQIYAWMGATLKELTSLVKEVYPEARKKGTLFNFAVVFTDVKRPGYRVKEVGSTKSGRKGTDDSMTLPSQKFQVDYLDIAITPPHRAPPPSGHMRPH